AAATCGATAAACCAACTCATCTACGAAAGATTTTCCAGATGGTTCAAGAAAATTCTCGATTAATCCAATTATCGCCTCTTTTTTATCTTCTTCTTGTAGATGATTCTTTGCTTTTTCTGACATCCCAGCAGCGGTAAGTAATGAATTTTGTATCTCATTTAATTCCAATAGATCTTTAGCTTTTCTTACTTTTGAAGCAATAACCTTCTCACTACCGGACACATTTTTAGAAATAGATTGAGAACACATTAGCTGTCGCTCATGATATACTCTAAGTAATTGAAAAAATAATTAAAAAGGAGTATATCATGAGCGACAATATGAGAACATATA
The sequence above is a segment of the bacterium genome. Coding sequences within it:
- a CDS encoding AvaI/BsoBI family type II restriction endonuclease → MCSQSISKNVSGSEKVIASKVRKAKDLLELNEIQNSLLTAAGMSEKAKNHLQEEDKKEAIIGLIENFLEPSGKSFVDELVYRFLLTRGDALGGIMRNLAGAVGEWKFTRILISTLSVAGRGIYLF